CGAGCTCGTCCGGGCCGTGCGAGCCGGACGAATAGGGGCCGAGCTCGGCATATGAGCGGCCCTGCGGCCAACCGTGTGTGTTCGTGGCGCCTGTCGTGGCCATACGCTGGACGGGTGACCCACGAAGCCGCCGGGGTGCCGACCTCCCGGAACGACGAAGACCCGCAGAACCAGGACCGGCAGGACGGCCCGCAGCACGCGCAGGACGCGTCGCAGGGTGACGACCTGCGGGTGGATCCGGACGGCGCGCAGCAGGCGGCCTCCGCCTCCGGTGGTGCCGCGGGTGAGGACGCCGGTGATCCCACCGTCGGCGAGGGCGGCGAGACGGGCGGCGCCGCGGCGGGCGAGAGCGGTGTTTCCCGGCCCGAGGAGCGGCTCGCCAAGGCGGTCCGGGTGGCCGAGCAGGCACTGATCGAGTTCGAGATCGCGGTGGAGACCTTCCGGGTCGAGGTGGAGAACTTCTCCCGGCTGCATCACCAGAAGCTCGGCCCGATGTACGCCCGCCTGGACGAGCTGGACGCGCAGATCGCGGAGGCGCGGGCGGCGAAGTCCGGCGATCCCGAGGATCTGCGCAAGGCCCAGGAGGCGCGGGCCATCGTCATGCCGATGCCTGGTGTCGACGAGCTCTTCCACGACTGGATGGACTCGGACGGGCTCTCTCCCGAGGCATCGGCCATGCTCACCGAGCAGCCCGTCCGACCGCCGAAGCGGGTCAGGCCGGGCGAGGAGGCCCGCAAGCTCTATCGCGAGCTGGCCCGTCAGGCACACCCGGATCTGGCACCGGACGAGAAGGAGCGGACACGGCGGGATGAGTTCATCGCGCGTGTGAACGCGGCCTACGGACGTGGCGACGTGGCGTTGCTGAAGGAGCTGGCCGCCGAGTGGGCGGCGGGACCGGTGGCGCCCGAGCTGCGCCTGAGTGAGAGCGAGGAGCTCTACGCGCGGCTGGAGTGGCTGAGCCGTCGTAAGGAGCTGCTCACGGTTCTTGCCCAGGAGCTGGAGGAGAGCGCTATCGGCTCGATGCTGCGGATGGCTCCGGACGACCCCGACGTGTTGCTGGACGACATCGGGGAGAAGCTCCTGGCGGAGGTCGCCCAGCGGGAGAGCGAGCTGGCGGGGCTGGTGCAGTAGCGTTCCGGATGAATCTGGCGCGCACGTACGAGAGAAGGCACACCAATGAATTTCGCTCCGCTGCCATCGGTGGACGTCGCGGCGGTTCCGTCGGACGGCTTCGTGCTGGACGTCCGGGAGAACGACGAGTGGGCAGCAGGGCACGTCGAGGGTGCGCTGCACATTCCCATGAGTGACTTCGTGGCCCGTTTCGGGGAGCTGACCGAGGCGGCCGACGATGGCCGGCGTGTGCATGTGATGTGCCGCGTCGGAGGGCGGTCCGCCCAGGTCACCCAGTATCTGATGCAACAGGGCATCGACGCGGTGAACATCGATGGCGGCATGCTGGCCTGGGACGGCGCCGGGCGCCCGATGGTCACGGACACCGGGAACTCGGCTTTCGTCCTCTGACGGCTGCCGCCCTCGGCCCCCGGTTTCTTCAGATTCTTCAGACTGCCGGCTTCTCAGGGCTCATGGCTTCTGAGGGGTGTCGGTACGAGCCTTCGCCGCTCCCCGAGGCCTGCCCTGTCGGCGCCCGACGGGAGACGCCGGCGCGGCCGGCACGTGCGGGCACCGGTGGGTGCCCGCACGCTGGGGACTGGGGCTGGGGGGCTGGGGCGGGGGGAAGGCCTCCCCGCCGGCCCTCAGCGGTCGAAGTCGAGCTCGACCTCCGGCGTGACGGGGCGCGACTGGCAGGCCAGCACAAAACCGGCACCGGTCTCCTCCGGCTCCAGGGCGAAGTTGCGGTCCATCTCCACTTCGCCGGAGACCAGGAAGGCCCTGCAGGTCCCGCACACACCTCCCTTGCAGGCGTACGGGGCGTCCGAGCGGCTTCGCAGCATCGTGTCCAGCAGCGATTCGCCGTTTTCCACCGGCCAGCTTCCCGAACGACCGTCGAGCGTCGCCGTCAGCCTGCTCTCCGACGGTGAGGTCACCCTGGACGCCGTAGCCGGATCTGCCCCCTCGTCGGCCACGTGGAAGATCTCCTGGTGGATGCGCGCCCGGTTCGCGCCGAGTGCGCGCAGAGCGCTTTCGGCCCCCCTGACCAGGCCGAGTGGCCCGCACAGGAACCAGCCGTCCACATCGGGTACCGACAACAGCGCGGGCAGCAGTTCGGTGAGCCGCTCGCGGTCCAGGCGGCCCGAGGGAAGGCCGGCTGCCTGTTCCTCGCGGGAGAGCGCGGTCACCAGCTGGAAGCGGTCCGGATGGCGGTCCTTGAGGTCAGCCACCTCGTCGAGGAACATCGTCGACGCAGCCGTCCGGTCGCTGCGGATCAGGCAGAAGCGTGCCAGGGGTTCGCGTGCCAGTAGCGTTGCCGCCATCGACAGCACCGGTGTGATGCCACTGCCGCCGACGATCGCGGCGTAATGGCCGGGGCGCGGATCCAGGACGAAACGACCCGTGGGTGCCATCGCCTCCACCGGATCCCCGACAGCCAGTTCCTTGAGGGCGTACGTCGAGAACGTGCCGCCGTCGACCATACGGATGCCCACTCGCAGCACGGGGTCGTCCGGCTTTTCGGCGGCGGGTGCGCAGATCGAGTACGAGCGCCGGATCTCCTCGCCGTCGACGCGGTAGCGCACGTTCAGGTGCTGGCCCGGCGTGTGGCGAAAGGTCTCGCGCAGTTCGGGCGGCACCGACAGGGTGACGGCCACCGCGTCGTCCGTGATCCGTTCGATCGCGCTGACCCGGAGCGGATGGAACATCTACAACTCCTTGAAGTGATCGAACGGTTCGCGGCATGTCACGCAGCGACGCAACGCTTTGCACGCCGTGGAGGAGAACCGGCTCAGCAGCTCCGTCTCCGTGGAACCGCAGTTCGGGCAGCGCACCGCGAGTGTCAGCGGAACCGGCCCGCCCGGCTCGCTGCCCGGACGTGGCGGAGCTATGCCGAACTCGGCGAGCTTGCGGCGCCCTTCGTCGCTGATGTCGTCCGTCGACCATGCCGGTGCGAGGACCGTCACCACGGAGACCTCCGGGACGCCGTGGTCGTGCAGCACGCGCTCGATGTCGGCTGACATGGCCTCTATGGCCGGGCAGCCGGTATACGTCGGGGTGAGGCGCACGGTGACCTTGTCAGCTCCGTCCACCCGGACCTCGCGCAGCACGCCGAGCTCGTCCAGGGTGAGGATAGGCAACTCGGGGTCGGGGACGGAGCCCGCCAGTCGGTGGAGCTCCGCCTCCAGTGGGGTCTCCGTGGTCACCATGACGCTCCCGGGTGGCTGCGGTGCAGATGCTGCATCTCGGCGAGCATCCGCCCGAACGGCTCGGTGTGCAGGCCCTGCCGTCCGGCTCCGGCCGCCCAGGCCCCGGACTGCGGCCCCGACGGGAGGGCCAGGGTGGCCCGCTCCACCACGGAGGTGACGGCGGCCAGCCAGCCGTCGCGCAGGGCGTGCCGGTCGACGTCGACTCCCTCGACGGGCTCGAACAGCTCGCCGGTGAACCGCCACAGGGCGTCGAGCGCGCGCTGCATGCGTTCATGACTTTCCGCGGTGCCGTCGCCCAGTCGCAGAACCCACTGTTCCGCGTGGTCCCGGTGGTAGGCGACCTCCTTGACAGCCTTGGCCGCGAGGTCGGCGAACTCGCCCTCGCCCGCCGCCAGCTCCCCGTACAGCAGGTGCTGGTAGACGGAGAAGTAGAGCTGGCGGGCGATGGTGTGGGCGAAGTCGCCGTTGGGCTGCTCCACCAGCTGGACGTTGCGGAAGGCCCGCTCCTCGCGGAGGTAGGCCAGCTGGTCCTCGTCCCCGACGAACGAGAGCAGCATCCTGGCCTGCCCCAGCAGGTCGAGCGCGATGTTGGCCAGGGCCACCTCCTCCTCCAGCACGGGGGCGTGGCCCGCCCACTCCCCCAGCCGGTGCGAGAGCACCAGCGCGTCGTCGCCGAGGGCGAGGGCCGCGGTCACAGGTGCTTCACCCCGTCCGGGATCTCGTAGAACGTGGGGTGACGGTAGGGCTTGTCCCCCGCGGGTTCGAAGAACGAGTCCTTCTCGTCGGGCGAGGAGGCGGTGATCGCCGTCGAGGGAACCACCCAGAGGGAGACTCCTTCCGATCGGCGTGTGTACAGGTCCCGGGCGTTACGCAGGGCCATCTCGGCGTCCGGTGCGTGCAGGCTGCCCGCGTGCGTGTGGGACAGCCCGCGCCGGGAGCGCACGAACACTTCCCACAGCGGCCAGTCGGTCGAGCTGGTCATGCGGTCGCCTCCACGGGCTGGGCGGCCGCTCCGGCTGTACCGGGACGTGCCGCGTGCTTGTCTGCGTAGGCTGCCGCCGCGTCGCGGACCCAGGCGCCCTCTTCATGGGCCGTGCGCCGCTGGTTGAGCCGTTGTTCGTTGCAGGGACCGTTGCCCTTGAGGACCTCCTGGAACTCCGTCCAGTCGACCGCTCCGTAGTCGTGCCGGCCGAGGTCCTCGTTCCAGCGGATGTCGGGGTCGGGGAGGGTGAGCCCCAGTGCCTGCGCCTGCGGGACGCAGATGTCCACGAAGCGCCGACGCAGCTCGTCGTTGGAATGCCGCTTGATCTTCCAGGCCATCGACTGTGCCGAGTGCGCCGAGGAGTCGTCGGGCGGACCGAACATCATCAGAGAGGGCCACCACCAGCGGTTCACCGCGTCCTGCGCCATCTCGTGCTGGGCGGAGGTCCCCCGGCTGAGGGCGAGCAGCAACTCGTACCCCTGGCGCTGGTGGAAGGACTCCTCCTTGCAGATCCGGATCATCGCGCGGGCGTACGGGCCGTAGGAGCAGCGGCAGAGCGGGACCTGGTTGGTGATCGCGGCACCGTCCACCAGCCATCCGATGGCACCGACGTCCGCCCAGGTCAGCGTGGGGTAGTTGAAGATCGAGGAATAGCGCTGCCGACCGGCATGCAGCTTGTCGAGCAGCTCCTCGCGGCTGGTCCCGAGCGTCTCGGCCGCGCTGTACAGATAGAGGCCGTGCCCTGCCTCGTCCTGCACCTTCGCCATCAGGATGGCCTTGCGGCGCAGCGAGGGAGCCCGCGAGATCCAGTTGGCTTCGGGCTGCATGCCGATGATCTCGGAGTGGGCGTGCTGAGCCATCTGGCGGACCAGGGAGGCCCGGTACGCCTCGGGCATCCAGTCCCGCGGCTCGATCCGGTCGTCGGCCGCCACCGCGGCGTCGAACGCGGCCAGATGCTCAGCATCCGCCGTGTCCGCTGTCCCCTGCGTCTTCTGGTCCGCAGTCACTGCCGCCATCCCGGGCTCCCTACCGACCGATCGTTCGGTTCCTTGGCTTCAATGGTGGGTCGGAGGCCCGTAGGGTGTCAACCCTGTGGATAACTGAGTGGTGATCGACGGCGATCGGGGCGGGATGGACGCGGACCACGGTGGGGGCACCGGAGACGAGAAGAAGCTCGCCGGGCCCGGCGTGAGAGCCCGCCCGGAGCCGGATCAGGATGCGGAGTCCGCATCTGTGGGGAAACCGGACGCCGACCCGGACCCACCACCTGCCACGGATACGACAGAACCGTCGCCCGAACCGTCGCCGGCCGCGTCTGCCGCCCCTGGAGCCGCCCGCAGGCGCCCGGGGGCCGGTATGGCGGCGCTCTCGTTGCCGTACCAGATCGTCGCGGCGCTCGCGCTGTCTCTCATAGGCCTGGTGGCCTGCGCGCACATAGCCATGATCTTTCTGCACGTCGCGCCGTCCAACACGCTGACGAAGCAGCACGGCGAGGTGGTCGACGACTGGGTCTATCCCGAGTTCGAGCAGAACTGGAAGCTGTTCGCTCCCAATCCGCTCCAGCAGAACGTCTCCGTGCACGTGCGGGCCGAGCTGGCCAGCGACGGTGCCGACAGCAACAGCGTCACTCACTGGATCAATCTCTCGCGTGAAGACGGCGAGGCCATACGCGGCAACTTCCTCCCCAGCCACGTCGACCAGAACGAACTGCGCCGCGCCTGGGACTTCTACACCGGGTCGCACGACAGCGAGAACCACTCCACCGGTCTGCGTGGTGAGCTGTCCGAGCTCTACATCCGTCGCATCGTGATGCTTCGCCTCGCCGAGCACGGCTACGGCGGCACGGTCGAACGCATCCAGGTGCGGTCCGCCGTGCGCCACGTCGGGGTCCCGACGTGGAGCGACGAGAAGATCAGCACCAAGACGGAGTACAGGGAACTGCCGTGGTGGAACGTCTCTTCGTCCGATCTTTCCGAGGCCGCCGCGACGGACCGGTCTCCCCAGGCCGTCACCTCCCCGCAGCCCCAGGCCGGGACGTCCCCGCAGACCGGGGAGGCAGGGAAATGAGCTCCCCCACCCCGCTTCGTGAGAGCGCCGGGACCCTCCGCCGTTCACTCGCGCGCGCCGTCCAGCGCATCACGGCTTCGCCCCTCGGCGCCTATCAGAGCGCCGTCGTCCGGATCGGCGTCTCTCTCACCTCTCTGCTGTTCCTGCTGCGTGAGTGGCCGCACCGTCATGAGCTCTACGGACCCGACGGGCCGTGGAGCTGGGGCATGGCCCGTCGGCTCATCAGCAACAACGACGCGTTCACCGCGTTGATGTGGTCGGACAGCACGATCTGGTTCGAGACCGTCTACGCCCTCACGCTCGTGTCCGCCGCGCTGCTCACTGTCGGCTGGCGGACCCGCGCGACGTCCGTCCTGTTCATGGCCGGGGTGCTCTCCCTGCAGAACCGCAGCATCTTCATGGGTGACGGCGGTGACAACGTCATCCACCTGATGGCGCTCTACCTGGTGCTGACGCGCTGCGCGCGGGTCTGGTCCCTGGACGCGCGCCGCAAGGCGAGGGAGGCTGCTCACCCCACCGGAGACGGCCGCCCGCCCCGCGACGTCACGGGGGTCGTCCTGTGGGCGGTACTCGGCTGTGTCCTCCTGCCTGCCACGTTCCTGGGGGGACTCGGTGGCACCTGGTGGCTGCAGACCCTCCTGTGGCTCCTGTGGCTGGGCAACGGCGCCTGGTGGGCGCTCGGCCGGTACGCACCGGGCCATGAGCTGCGCGCCCTGTTCGACGTCCTGGCCAACCTCGCGCACAACGCGGCACTCTTCGTGATCATGGCCGAGGTCTGCCTGATCTACGCGACGGCCGGCTGGTACAAGATCCAGGGCTCGCGCTGGCAGGACGGCACCGCGATCTACTACCCGCTCAAGCTGGACTACTTCGCCCCGTGGCCCGGGCTCTCCGGCCTGGTCGCATCCAGCGCGCTGGCGGTCATGGTGCTGACCTACGCCACGGTCATCGTGCAGGTCGCGTTCCCCTTCACGCTGTTCAACCGGCGGGTCAAGAACGTCCTGCTGGTCCTCATGATCGGTGAGCACGCCGGGATCGCGATCCTGCTGGGGCTGCCCTTCTTCTCCATGGCGATGATCGCCGCGGACGCGGTCTTCCTGCCGACGGTCTTCCTGCTCTGGCTGGGACACAAGGTGTCGCTCGGCCGGCAGCGCCTGTTCACCCGGACGCCGGACAGGCTCCGGCTGCCCGGACAGCGCCGGGCCGGGTCCGGCGACGAGGAGGCCACGCGCAGCGGCGACGGCGCCGGCCATACGCTCGTCGGGTGACCAGCGATACCGGCAGTACACAAGAGCCCCGGGTGGCGGCGCCCGACCCGTCCACGGAACCGATCCAGTACGACGACGGGTACGGCGCCGTGATCGGAGTCGGGCCGCACCCGCTGCCCTGGCCCGAGGGGGAGCGCTACGACCGCGAACTCCTCGCCGACGGGGACCGGCGCAACGTGGGCGACGCCTACCGCTACTGGACGCGGGAAGCGATCGTGGCCGATCTCGACACCCGGCGGCACGACTTCCACGTGGCGGTGGAGAACTGGGGCCATGACTTCAACATCGGCTCTGTCGTGCGCACCGCCAACGCCTTCCTCGCGAAGGAGATCCATATCGTGGGGCGCAGGCGCTGGAACCGTCGGGGGGCCATGGTCACCGACCGCTACCAGCATGTGCGCCACCACCCGGACACGGAGGATCTGACCGCTTGGGCGGCGGCCGAGGGGCTTCCGATCATCGGGATCGACAACCTTCCCGGAGCCGTGCCGCTGGAGCGGACGGAGCTGCCGCGCCGGTGCGTGCTGCTGTTCGGACAGGAGGGGCCCGGACTGACTGAGGAAGCGCGAGAACACGCTTCGATGGTGTGCTCGATCGCGCAGTTCGGCTCCACGCGGTCGATCAACGCCGGTGCGGCGGCCGCCATCGCGATGCACGCCTGGGTGCAGCGGTACGCGGACATCCCGGATCCGCAGGCCGGGTGACCGGTGGAGCGGTTTCCCGCTCCACCGGACGGGCCGCCCGCGAGGCCTGGCTCAGGCCTGGCGGCGGACCTCCACCACCCGGAACCGGTTGGACACGAACGCCCCGTCGCAGAGCGCCGCGTTGGCGGCCGGATTGCCTCCCGAACCGTGGAAGTCGGAGAAGGCCGCTGTCTGGTTGACGTACACGCCGCCGGTGAGGTTCAGCGAGAGCTGAGCCGATTCGTCGAAGCAGACGTCCTCCACCGCGCGTTCCACCTCGGGGGAGGTGGTGTACGCGCCGACGGTCATGGCGCCCTTCTCGCGGACGGTGCGGCGCAGCAGGTCCAGCGCCTCACCGGTGGAGCCGACGGCGACCGCGAACGAGACCGGGCCGAAGCACTCCGAGAGGTAGGGCGCCTCGTCGTCGGGCTCGGTGCCGTCGAGCTTCACGAGAACCGGCGTGCGGACCACGGCCTCGGGGAAGTCGGGGTTGGCGACCGGGCGCGAGGCGAGTGCGACGTCCCCCAGGGCCGAGGCGCCCTCCAGCCTGGCCTTCACGTCCGGATTCACCAGGGCGCCGAGCAGTCCGTTGGCCCGTGCGTCGTCGCCGAGGAGCCCGTTCACCGCCTCGGCGATGTCAGCCACCACGTCCTCGTAGGTCTTGGCGCCCACGTCGGTGGTGATGCCGTCACGCGGAATCAGCAGGTTCTGCGGGGTGGTGCACATCTGCCCGCTGTAGAGGGAGAGTGAGAAGGCCAGGTTGGACAGCATGCCCCGGTAGTTGTCGGTGGAGTCGAGGACGATCGTGTTGACGCCCGCCTTCTCCGTGTAGACCTGAGCCTGCCTGGCGTTGGTCTCCAGCCAGTCGCCGAAGGCGGTGGAACCGGTGTAATCGATGATCTTCACTTCGGGCCGCACCGCGAGGGTCTTGGCGATGCCCTCGCCGGGCCGCTCCGCCGCCAGAGCGACGAGATTCGGGTCGAATCCCGCCTGGGTCAGCACCTCACGTGCCAGCTGGACGGTGAGCGCCAGGGGCAGGACCGCCCGGGGGTGCGGCTTGACCAGAACGGGGTTGCCGGTCGCCAGCGAGGCGAAGAGGCCCGGGTAGCCGTTCCACGTGGGGAAGGTGTTGCAGCCGATCAGCAGCGAGATGCCGCGCCCGGCCGCCGTGTACGACTTGTGCAGTCGCAGTGGATCGCGCTTCCCCTGGGGCTTCGACCAGTCGATGCTGCGCGGGGTACGCGCCTGCTCCTCGTAGGCGTATGCCACGGCTTCCAGCCCGCGGTCCTGGGCGTGCGGGCCGCCGGCCTGGAAGGCCATCACGAACGCCTGGCCGCTGGTGTGCATCACGGCGTGCGCCAGCTCGTGCGTACGCGCGCTGATCCGGGCGAGGATCTCCAGGCACACCAGGGCCCTCGTCTCCGGCCCCGCCGCACGCCAGGAGCCCATGGCGGCACTCATGGCGGGGAGCAGCACGTCGGGGTCGGCATGCGGATACTCGACGCCGAGCTGCGGTCCGTACGGCGAGACCTCGGCGCCGGTCCAGCCGTCGGTGCCGGGCTGGCCGAGATCCAGCCGGGTGTTGAGCACGGCGTCGAACGCGGCCTTGCCCTCGGCCGCGCCGAGGCTGCCGGGGAGTCCTTCCGTGCCGTAGGCCTTCGGGTGCTCGGGGTGCGGGGACCAGTAGCCGCGCGTGCGGATCGCGTCGAGGGCCTGGTCGAGCGTCGGGCGGTGGATCTCGGAGAGCTTCTCGGGGGAAAGCTCGGCGGCCATGACGGACCAACTCCTCGTCGAGCCGGGCAGGGATGTGCTGACGGAGTTAGAGTAACCGAACGATCGGTCGGGACAAGGGGCCCCGAAGGACCTGTGGACAACTCATGGGGGAGGATCGCGGTCATGACCACGGCCAAGCGGGACACGTACACCCCGGAGACGCTCCTGACCGTTGCCGTCCGCGTCTTCAACGAGCGCGGCTACGACGGCACGTCCATGGAGCACCTCTCCAAGGCGGCGGGCATCTCCAAGTCGTCCATCTACCACCATGTGGCGGGCAAGGAAGAGCTCCTGAGGCGGGCGGTGAGCCGGGCGCTCGACGGGCTCTTCGGCATTCTTGACGAGACGGGGGCGGTACAGGGGCGGGCGATAGCCCGGGTCGAGTACGTCACGCGCCGCACGGTCGAGGTGCTCATGGCGGAGCTGCCGTACGTCACGCTGCTGCTGCGCGTGCGCGGCAACACGAGGACGGAGCGCTGGGCCCTGGAGCGTCGGCGCGAATTCGACCAGCGGGTGTCCGAGCTGCTCACGGCCGCGGTGGCGGAGGGGGACCTGCGCGCGGACGTGGACATACGCCTGGCGACACGGCTGCTCTTCGGCATGGTGAATTCGCTGGTCGAGTGGTACCGCCCGCAGCCGGGCGGCTCCACGGAGGCGGAGCAGCTCGCCGACACCGTGGTCCGGCTCGCCTTCGAGGGTATGCGGGCCGCCTGACGCCTGTGATCCGACGGCGTACCCACGACCGGACGCCGGCCGGTTCCCTCTAGGTGAGCTCCGTCGGGCGGTCGGGGCGTGGGCCGAGGTCGGTCTCCTCGAACACCAGCAGGGTGCGGGTCGACAGGACTTCCGGTATGGCCTGGATTCTCGTCAGGACCAGCTCGCGCAGCGCCTGGTTGTCCGGGGTGTGCACGAGGAGCAGGACATCGAAGTCGCCGCTGACCAGCGCGATGTGGCTGGCGCCGGGC
The DNA window shown above is from Streptomyces sp. Alt3 and carries:
- a CDS encoding HTTM domain-containing protein, with the protein product MSSPTPLRESAGTLRRSLARAVQRITASPLGAYQSAVVRIGVSLTSLLFLLREWPHRHELYGPDGPWSWGMARRLISNNDAFTALMWSDSTIWFETVYALTLVSAALLTVGWRTRATSVLFMAGVLSLQNRSIFMGDGGDNVIHLMALYLVLTRCARVWSLDARRKAREAAHPTGDGRPPRDVTGVVLWAVLGCVLLPATFLGGLGGTWWLQTLLWLLWLGNGAWWALGRYAPGHELRALFDVLANLAHNAALFVIMAEVCLIYATAGWYKIQGSRWQDGTAIYYPLKLDYFAPWPGLSGLVASSALAVMVLTYATVIVQVAFPFTLFNRRVKNVLLVLMIGEHAGIAILLGLPFFSMAMIAADAVFLPTVFLLWLGHKVSLGRQRLFTRTPDRLRLPGQRRAGSGDEEATRSGDGAGHTLVG
- the paaC gene encoding 1,2-phenylacetyl-CoA epoxidase subunit PaaC → MTAALALGDDALVLSHRLGEWAGHAPVLEEEVALANIALDLLGQARMLLSFVGDEDQLAYLREERAFRNVQLVEQPNGDFAHTIARQLYFSVYQHLLYGELAAGEGEFADLAAKAVKEVAYHRDHAEQWVLRLGDGTAESHERMQRALDALWRFTGELFEPVEGVDVDRHALRDGWLAAVTSVVERATLALPSGPQSGAWAAGAGRQGLHTEPFGRMLAEMQHLHRSHPGASW
- a CDS encoding DUF5819 family protein; its protein translation is MDADHGGGTGDEKKLAGPGVRARPEPDQDAESASVGKPDADPDPPPATDTTEPSPEPSPAASAAPGAARRRPGAGMAALSLPYQIVAALALSLIGLVACAHIAMIFLHVAPSNTLTKQHGEVVDDWVYPEFEQNWKLFAPNPLQQNVSVHVRAELASDGADSNSVTHWINLSREDGEAIRGNFLPSHVDQNELRRAWDFYTGSHDSENHSTGLRGELSELYIRRIVMLRLAEHGYGGTVERIQVRSAVRHVGVPTWSDEKISTKTEYRELPWWNVSSSDLSEAAATDRSPQAVTSPQPQAGTSPQTGEAGK
- the paaN gene encoding phenylacetic acid degradation protein PaaN encodes the protein MAAELSPEKLSEIHRPTLDQALDAIRTRGYWSPHPEHPKAYGTEGLPGSLGAAEGKAAFDAVLNTRLDLGQPGTDGWTGAEVSPYGPQLGVEYPHADPDVLLPAMSAAMGSWRAAGPETRALVCLEILARISARTHELAHAVMHTSGQAFVMAFQAGGPHAQDRGLEAVAYAYEEQARTPRSIDWSKPQGKRDPLRLHKSYTAAGRGISLLIGCNTFPTWNGYPGLFASLATGNPVLVKPHPRAVLPLALTVQLAREVLTQAGFDPNLVALAAERPGEGIAKTLAVRPEVKIIDYTGSTAFGDWLETNARQAQVYTEKAGVNTIVLDSTDNYRGMLSNLAFSLSLYSGQMCTTPQNLLIPRDGITTDVGAKTYEDVVADIAEAVNGLLGDDARANGLLGALVNPDVKARLEGASALGDVALASRPVANPDFPEAVVRTPVLVKLDGTEPDDEAPYLSECFGPVSFAVAVGSTGEALDLLRRTVREKGAMTVGAYTTSPEVERAVEDVCFDESAQLSLNLTGGVYVNQTAAFSDFHGSGGNPAANAALCDGAFVSNRFRVVEVRRQA
- a CDS encoding J domain-containing protein is translated as MTHEAAGVPTSRNDEDPQNQDRQDGPQHAQDASQGDDLRVDPDGAQQAASASGGAAGEDAGDPTVGEGGETGGAAAGESGVSRPEERLAKAVRVAEQALIEFEIAVETFRVEVENFSRLHHQKLGPMYARLDELDAQIAEARAAKSGDPEDLRKAQEARAIVMPMPGVDELFHDWMDSDGLSPEASAMLTEQPVRPPKRVRPGEEARKLYRELARQAHPDLAPDEKERTRRDEFIARVNAAYGRGDVALLKELAAEWAAGPVAPELRLSESEELYARLEWLSRRKELLTVLAQELEESAIGSMLRMAPDDPDVLLDDIGEKLLAEVAQRESELAGLVQ
- a CDS encoding TetR/AcrR family transcriptional regulator produces the protein MTTAKRDTYTPETLLTVAVRVFNERGYDGTSMEHLSKAAGISKSSIYHHVAGKEELLRRAVSRALDGLFGILDETGAVQGRAIARVEYVTRRTVEVLMAELPYVTLLLRVRGNTRTERWALERRREFDQRVSELLTAAVAEGDLRADVDIRLATRLLFGMVNSLVEWYRPQPGGSTEAEQLADTVVRLAFEGMRAA
- a CDS encoding TrmH family RNA methyltransferase gives rise to the protein MTSDTGSTQEPRVAAPDPSTEPIQYDDGYGAVIGVGPHPLPWPEGERYDRELLADGDRRNVGDAYRYWTREAIVADLDTRRHDFHVAVENWGHDFNIGSVVRTANAFLAKEIHIVGRRRWNRRGAMVTDRYQHVRHHPDTEDLTAWAAAEGLPIIGIDNLPGAVPLERTELPRRCVLLFGQEGPGLTEEAREHASMVCSIAQFGSTRSINAGAAAAIAMHAWVQRYADIPDPQAG
- a CDS encoding 2Fe-2S iron-sulfur cluster-binding protein — translated: MFHPLRVSAIERITDDAVAVTLSVPPELRETFRHTPGQHLNVRYRVDGEEIRRSYSICAPAAEKPDDPVLRVGIRMVDGGTFSTYALKELAVGDPVEAMAPTGRFVLDPRPGHYAAIVGGSGITPVLSMAATLLAREPLARFCLIRSDRTAASTMFLDEVADLKDRHPDRFQLVTALSREEQAAGLPSGRLDRERLTELLPALLSVPDVDGWFLCGPLGLVRGAESALRALGANRARIHQEIFHVADEGADPATASRVTSPSESRLTATLDGRSGSWPVENGESLLDTMLRSRSDAPYACKGGVCGTCRAFLVSGEVEMDRNFALEPEETGAGFVLACQSRPVTPEVELDFDR
- the paaA gene encoding 1,2-phenylacetyl-CoA epoxidase subunit PaaA, with the protein product MAAVTADQKTQGTADTADAEHLAAFDAAVAADDRIEPRDWMPEAYRASLVRQMAQHAHSEIIGMQPEANWISRAPSLRRKAILMAKVQDEAGHGLYLYSAAETLGTSREELLDKLHAGRQRYSSIFNYPTLTWADVGAIGWLVDGAAITNQVPLCRCSYGPYARAMIRICKEESFHQRQGYELLLALSRGTSAQHEMAQDAVNRWWWPSLMMFGPPDDSSAHSAQSMAWKIKRHSNDELRRRFVDICVPQAQALGLTLPDPDIRWNEDLGRHDYGAVDWTEFQEVLKGNGPCNEQRLNQRRTAHEEGAWVRDAAAAYADKHAARPGTAGAAAQPVEATA
- the paaD gene encoding 1,2-phenylacetyl-CoA epoxidase subunit PaaD, which produces MTTETPLEAELHRLAGSVPDPELPILTLDELGVLREVRVDGADKVTVRLTPTYTGCPAIEAMSADIERVLHDHGVPEVSVVTVLAPAWSTDDISDEGRRKLAEFGIAPPRPGSEPGGPVPLTLAVRCPNCGSTETELLSRFSSTACKALRRCVTCREPFDHFKEL
- a CDS encoding rhodanese-like domain-containing protein; this translates as MNFAPLPSVDVAAVPSDGFVLDVRENDEWAAGHVEGALHIPMSDFVARFGELTEAADDGRRVHVMCRVGGRSAQVTQYLMQQGIDAVNIDGGMLAWDGAGRPMVTDTGNSAFVL
- the paaB gene encoding 1,2-phenylacetyl-CoA epoxidase subunit PaaB — protein: MTSSTDWPLWEVFVRSRRGLSHTHAGSLHAPDAEMALRNARDLYTRRSEGVSLWVVPSTAITASSPDEKDSFFEPAGDKPYRHPTFYEIPDGVKHL